A window of Streptomyces sp. SAI-127 contains these coding sequences:
- a CDS encoding Nif3-like dinuclear metal center hexameric protein, giving the protein MPRLSEVIAALENLWPAERAESWDAVGTVVGEPDQEVTRVLFAVDPVQEIVDEAVKLGADLLVTHHPLYLRGTTTVAASHFKGRVVHTLIKNDIALHVAHTNADTADPGVSDALAGALDLRVVGPLVPDPTDTSGRRGLGRVCEVDPPMTVRELAARAAERLPATAQGIRVAGDPEATVRTIAVSGGSGDSLFDQVRASGVDAFLTADLRHHPVSEFIADRAHSPLALLDAAHWATEWPWCELAAAQLDEISDRHGWDLRVHVSRTVTDPWTSHSPSPGAPN; this is encoded by the coding sequence GTGCCCCGTCTGTCTGAAGTCATCGCCGCGCTGGAGAACCTGTGGCCCGCCGAGCGGGCCGAGTCCTGGGACGCGGTCGGCACCGTCGTGGGCGAACCCGACCAGGAGGTCACGCGGGTCCTCTTCGCCGTCGACCCGGTCCAGGAGATCGTCGACGAGGCGGTGAAGCTGGGCGCGGACCTGCTGGTCACCCACCACCCCCTCTATCTGCGCGGTACGACGACCGTGGCGGCCTCGCACTTCAAGGGCCGGGTCGTCCACACCCTCATCAAGAACGACATCGCGCTGCACGTCGCCCACACCAACGCGGACACCGCCGACCCGGGCGTCTCGGACGCGCTCGCGGGCGCGCTCGACCTCCGGGTCGTAGGCCCGCTGGTGCCCGACCCGACGGACACGTCGGGGCGCCGGGGGCTGGGCCGCGTGTGCGAGGTCGACCCCCCGATGACCGTCCGCGAGCTCGCCGCGCGGGCCGCCGAGCGCCTGCCCGCCACCGCGCAGGGCATCCGCGTGGCCGGCGACCCCGAGGCCACGGTCCGCACGATCGCCGTCAGCGGCGGCTCCGGCGACAGCCTCTTCGACCAGGTCCGCGCGTCCGGCGTCGACGCCTTCCTCACCGCGGACCTGCGCCACCACCCGGTGTCAGAGTTCATCGCGGATCGCGCCCACAGTCCTCTCGCGCTGCTCGACGCGGCGCACTGGGCCACCGAGTGGCCCTGGTGCGAGCTGGCCGCCGCCCAGCTCGACGAGATCTCCGACCGCCACGGCTGGGACCTGCGCGTGCACGTCTCCAGGACGGTCACCGACCCCTGGACCAGCCACTCCCCTTCACCTGGAGCCCCCAACTGA
- a CDS encoding Zn-dependent alcohol dehydrogenase codes for MRAAVLHEIGQEKLEVLDDVEAVGFGPGRVRIRVRATGLCHSDLSAMAGVLPQPAPFVPGHEGAGEILEVGEGVGHLKAGDRVVVCWLPACGACPACKRGQTELCLAGFMNAGTPNFRRPGGDVFGFAGTGTFTEEVVVDAGCAVPIPDDVPFDIAALIGCGVTTGLGAALNTADVEAGSSVAVIGCGGVGISAIQGARLKGAAEIVAVDPVASRREAALEFGATRAVSPDELADAKQQVTAGEGFDYVFEVVGKSATARTAYETTRRGGTLVVVGAGAMDDFLQLNMFELFFDEKRILPSMYGGGDVLRSYERTIALWRAGRIDLDRLITHRVPLSGINEALDQMRTGVSLRTCIEI; via the coding sequence ATGCGCGCAGCCGTACTGCACGAGATCGGCCAGGAAAAACTCGAAGTCCTCGATGACGTCGAGGCGGTGGGCTTCGGGCCCGGCAGGGTGCGGATCCGGGTCCGGGCCACCGGACTGTGCCACTCGGACCTGTCCGCGATGGCCGGGGTCCTCCCGCAGCCCGCGCCCTTCGTCCCCGGCCACGAAGGCGCGGGCGAGATCCTCGAAGTCGGGGAAGGTGTCGGCCACTTGAAGGCCGGCGACCGGGTCGTCGTGTGCTGGCTGCCCGCCTGCGGGGCCTGTCCCGCCTGCAAGCGCGGCCAGACCGAGCTGTGCCTGGCCGGGTTCATGAACGCGGGCACCCCCAACTTCCGGCGCCCCGGCGGCGATGTGTTCGGCTTCGCGGGCACCGGCACCTTCACCGAGGAGGTCGTCGTCGACGCGGGCTGCGCGGTGCCGATACCCGACGACGTGCCCTTCGACATCGCGGCACTGATCGGCTGCGGGGTCACCACCGGACTCGGCGCCGCGCTCAACACCGCGGACGTGGAGGCCGGTTCGTCGGTCGCCGTCATCGGCTGCGGCGGCGTCGGCATCTCCGCCATCCAGGGGGCCCGGCTCAAGGGTGCCGCCGAGATCGTCGCCGTCGACCCCGTCGCCTCACGCCGCGAGGCCGCCCTCGAGTTCGGCGCCACCCGGGCCGTCTCCCCGGACGAACTGGCCGACGCCAAACAGCAGGTGACCGCGGGCGAGGGCTTCGACTACGTCTTCGAGGTCGTCGGCAAGTCGGCGACCGCCAGGACGGCGTACGAGACCACCCGGCGCGGCGGCACCCTCGTCGTCGTCGGCGCGGGTGCCATGGACGACTTCCTCCAGCTCAACATGTTCGAGCTGTTCTTCGACGAGAAGCGCATCCTGCCGTCCATGTACGGCGGCGGGGACGTCCTGCGCTCCTACGAGCGGACCATCGCCCTGTGGCGGGCCGGCCGCATCGACCTGGACCGTCTGATCACCCACCGGGTGCCGCTGAGCGGGATCAACGAGGCGCTCGACCAGATGCGCACGGGGGTCTCGCTCCGTACGTGCATCGAGATCTGA
- a CDS encoding bifunctional RNase H/acid phosphatase, whose translation MREFIVEADGGSRGNPGPAGYGCVVLDAATGETLVETYEYLGVVTNNVAEYRGLLAGLRAAHDLDPSATVHVRMDSKLVVEQMSGRWKIKHPDMKPLALEAGRVFPPGRVTYEWIPREENKRADRLANEAMDSGASASSVRQPSPDADAKSEADRRAAKAVAAPAWAPADMGAPATFVLLRHGETPLTPQKRFSGSGGTDPSLSAVGREQAERAAEALARRGTIQHILASPLTRTRQTAAAVAERLGIEVTIEDGLIETDFGAWEGLTFGEVRERYPDDLNTWLSDPEAEPTGGGESFAATATRIAATRDKLVAAYAGRTVLLVTHVTPIKTFVRLALGAPPESLFRMELSAASMSAVAYYADGNASVRLLNDTSHLRP comes from the coding sequence GTGCGGGAGTTCATCGTCGAGGCCGACGGAGGCTCGCGGGGCAACCCCGGCCCCGCCGGCTACGGCTGCGTGGTGCTGGACGCGGCGACGGGGGAGACGCTGGTCGAGACGTACGAGTACCTCGGCGTCGTCACGAACAACGTCGCCGAGTACCGGGGCCTGCTGGCCGGCCTACGCGCCGCGCACGACCTGGACCCGTCCGCCACCGTGCACGTCCGCATGGACTCCAAGCTCGTCGTCGAGCAGATGTCGGGCCGCTGGAAGATCAAGCATCCGGACATGAAGCCGCTCGCCCTGGAGGCTGGGCGGGTGTTTCCGCCGGGGCGGGTGACGTACGAGTGGATCCCGCGCGAGGAGAACAAGCGGGCGGATCGGTTGGCGAACGAGGCGATGGACTCGGGGGCGTCGGCGAGTTCGGTACGGCAGCCGTCGCCGGACGCCGATGCCAAGTCCGAGGCGGACCGGCGTGCTGCCAAGGCGGTCGCTGCCCCCGCGTGGGCGCCGGCCGACATGGGGGCGCCCGCCACTTTCGTACTCCTGCGGCACGGTGAGACGCCCCTGACCCCCCAGAAGCGGTTCTCGGGAAGCGGCGGTACGGATCCCTCTCTTTCCGCGGTGGGCAGGGAACAGGCCGAGCGGGCCGCCGAAGCCCTGGCCAGGCGGGGCACGATCCAGCACATCCTCGCCTCGCCGCTCACCCGGACCAGGCAGACCGCCGCCGCCGTGGCGGAACGTCTGGGCATCGAGGTCACCATCGAGGACGGCCTGATCGAGACCGACTTCGGCGCCTGGGAGGGCCTGACCTTCGGCGAGGTGCGCGAGCGCTACCCGGACGACCTGAACACCTGGCTGTCCGACCCGGAGGCCGAACCCACCGGCGGCGGCGAGAGCTTCGCGGCCACGGCGACCCGGATCGCGGCGACCAGGGACAAGCTCGTCGCGGCGTACGCGGGCCGCACGGTCCTGCTCGTCACCCACGTCACCCCGATCAAGACGTTCGTCCGTCTCGCCCTCGGCGCCCCGCCCGAGTCCCTGTTCCGCATGGAACTCTCAGCGGCCTCCATGTCGGCGGTCGCGTACTACGCCGACGGCAACGCGAGCGTGCGGCTCCTCAACGACACCTCACACCTGCGCCCGTAG
- a CDS encoding 3-oxoacyl-ACP reductase, whose protein sequence is MTEPLPLEGLTAIVTGAGRGLGRAEALELARLGAAVVVNDYGQPGRDGSGEASAGPAEQVADEIRAAGGQAVAHTGDVADHQQAGRLVELAIDEFGRLDILVNNAGILRDRMVFSMTEGEWDAVIRVHLKGHFNTTRFAAAHWRERSKAAGEPVYGRIVNTSSEAFLAGSAGQPNYAAAKGGIVGLTTSTALALAKYGVTANAICPRARTRMTEDVFAGLEQPESGLDPLAPEHVAPLVGYLASPAAERVNGQLMVVHGGMVVVVERPRVQAKFDSKQDTFTYDELDALLTPHYARRPAEETFAAAEVLGLKRE, encoded by the coding sequence ATGACCGAGCCACTGCCCCTCGAAGGGCTCACGGCGATCGTCACCGGCGCCGGCCGGGGGCTGGGCCGGGCCGAGGCGCTGGAGCTGGCCCGACTCGGCGCGGCCGTGGTCGTCAACGACTACGGACAGCCGGGCCGGGACGGTTCCGGCGAGGCCTCCGCGGGCCCCGCGGAGCAGGTCGCCGACGAGATCCGGGCCGCGGGCGGACAGGCCGTCGCCCACACCGGGGACGTGGCCGACCACCAACAGGCCGGTCGGCTCGTCGAGTTGGCGATCGACGAGTTCGGCCGGCTCGACATCCTCGTCAACAACGCGGGCATCCTGCGCGACCGCATGGTCTTCTCCATGACCGAGGGCGAGTGGGACGCGGTGATCCGGGTCCACCTCAAGGGTCACTTCAACACGACCCGGTTCGCGGCCGCCCACTGGCGGGAGCGGTCCAAGGCGGCGGGTGAGCCGGTGTACGGCCGTATCGTGAACACCTCCTCGGAGGCGTTCCTCGCCGGGTCCGCCGGGCAGCCCAACTACGCGGCCGCCAAAGGCGGAATCGTCGGGCTCACCACCTCGACGGCCCTCGCGCTCGCCAAGTACGGCGTGACGGCCAACGCCATCTGCCCGCGCGCCCGCACCCGGATGACCGAGGACGTCTTCGCCGGTCTCGAGCAGCCCGAGTCGGGGCTCGACCCCCTCGCCCCCGAGCATGTCGCCCCGCTCGTCGGCTACTTGGCCTCACCGGCGGCCGAGCGCGTCAACGGCCAGCTGATGGTCGTCCACGGAGGGATGGTCGTGGTCGTCGAACGACCCCGGGTGCAGGCCAAGTTCGACAGCAAGCAGGACACCTTCACCTACGACGAACTGGACGCCCTGCTCACCCCGCACTACGCGCGACGGCCGGCGGAGGAGACGTTCGCGGCGGCCGAAGTGCTGGGACTCAAGAGGGAGTAA
- a CDS encoding bifunctional 4-hydroxy-2-oxoglutarate aldolase/2-dehydro-3-deoxy-phosphogluconate aldolase, whose product MASSSPHSSLLGIAPVVPVVVLQDASDAVPLARALVAGGLPAIEVTLRTPAALDAIRAIAEEVPDAVVGAGTVITPQQVKDSVAAGARFLVSPGWTDVLLEAMQASGVPFLPGVSTTSEVVALLERGVTEMKFFPAEAAGGTAYLKSLAGPLPQARFCPTGGIGSANAPDYLALPNVGCVGGTWMLPADAITARDWGRVEALAREAAGLKTLRAQV is encoded by the coding sequence ATGGCCTCCTCCTCGCCGCACTCCTCGCTGCTCGGCATCGCGCCCGTCGTCCCCGTCGTCGTCCTCCAAGACGCCTCCGACGCCGTGCCGCTCGCCCGCGCCCTGGTCGCCGGAGGGCTGCCCGCGATCGAGGTGACGCTCCGGACGCCGGCCGCGTTGGACGCGATCCGGGCGATCGCGGAGGAGGTGCCGGACGCGGTGGTGGGTGCGGGGACCGTCATCACGCCGCAGCAGGTGAAGGACTCGGTGGCCGCCGGTGCGCGCTTTCTCGTCAGCCCGGGCTGGACGGACGTACTCCTGGAGGCGATGCAGGCGTCCGGGGTGCCGTTCCTGCCCGGGGTGTCGACCACCTCGGAGGTCGTGGCGCTGCTGGAGCGGGGCGTCACCGAGATGAAGTTCTTCCCGGCCGAGGCCGCCGGAGGTACGGCGTATCTGAAGTCGCTTGCCGGGCCGTTGCCGCAGGCGCGGTTCTGCCCGACGGGGGGCATAGGTTCCGCCAACGCGCCCGACTACCTGGCCCTCCCCAACGTCGGCTGCGTGGGCGGCACTTGGATGCTTCCGGCGGATGCGATCACCGCGCGGGACTGGGGGCGGGTGGAGGCGCTGGCCCGCGAGGCCGCCGGGCTGAAGACGCTACGGGCGCAGGTGTGA
- a CDS encoding C4-type zinc ribbon domain-containing protein, with amino-acid sequence MNAAPADQIRLLDVQDLDVRLQQLAHKRRSLPEHAEIESLTKDATQLRDLLVAAQTEESDTAREQTKAEQDVDQVRQRATRDQQRLDSGAATSPKDLENLQREITSLAKRQGDLEDIVLEVMERLESAQERVAELTERVSSVQSKIEDATARRDAALESLDGEIASVTKEREVISASVPADLLKLYDKLRAQQGGIGAAKLYQRTCQGCRQELAITDINEIRAAAPDTVVRCENCRRILVRTSESGL; translated from the coding sequence CTGAACGCCGCGCCCGCCGACCAGATCCGACTTCTCGACGTCCAGGACCTCGACGTCCGCCTCCAGCAGCTCGCCCACAAGCGCAGGTCGCTGCCCGAGCACGCCGAGATCGAGTCGCTCACCAAGGACGCCACCCAGCTGCGCGACCTCCTCGTGGCCGCCCAGACCGAGGAGAGCGACACCGCCCGCGAGCAGACCAAGGCCGAGCAGGACGTGGACCAGGTGCGCCAGCGCGCCACCCGCGACCAGCAGCGCCTGGACTCCGGAGCCGCGACCTCGCCCAAGGACCTGGAGAACCTCCAGCGCGAGATCACCTCCCTCGCCAAGCGACAGGGCGACCTCGAGGACATCGTCCTGGAGGTCATGGAGCGCCTGGAGTCCGCGCAGGAGCGGGTGGCCGAGCTGACCGAGCGGGTCTCCTCCGTCCAGTCGAAGATCGAGGACGCCACCGCCCGCCGGGACGCGGCCCTCGAGTCGCTGGACGGCGAGATCGCCTCGGTGACCAAGGAGCGCGAGGTCATCTCCGCTTCCGTCCCCGCCGACCTGCTCAAGCTCTACGACAAGCTCCGCGCGCAGCAGGGCGGCATCGGCGCGGCCAAGCTGTACCAGCGCACCTGCCAGGGCTGCCGCCAGGAGCTGGCCATCACCGACATCAACGAGATCCGCGCGGCCGCGCCCGACACCGTGGTCCGCTGCGAGAACTGCCGCCGGATCCTGGTGCGCACGTCCGAGTCCGGCCTGTAA